Genomic segment of Aquarana catesbeiana isolate 2022-GZ linkage group LG02, ASM4218655v1, whole genome shotgun sequence:
AGCCAGCACTGTTTCCCTTCTCACAGGCTACTAAATCTGTCGCAATAATATCGGGGACCCATTTAATAATACACCGGACTCCCCAAGTATGTCACCAACCAAAGCACAGAAGGCAGCGGCGGCAAGACTTGACCAATACCGCCGACAAGACAAAGAAGATATGGAGGAAGATGGGGCCTCCGAGAAAGCAGAGGGGGGCGAACGAACAACGAGTGACACTGACAAAttacttgaagcaatcaccttctgtagaacttccctcacagcacaaattgaggaagtcaaaatggatatttccctcattaggcaagactttcaaaagctcagtGAAGGAAGCTGAGACCAGGCTGAGCAGTCGAAGACGCTATTCCACctctacaaacatcctcagaccgcgtacaaagacaaatacaccaactccttaccaaacaagatgacatggagaataggctgagaagatgtaatatacgcctgatcgGTCTGCCAGAGGGGACGGAGGGCAAGGACACAAACACGTTCTTGGAACAACTACTCATCAACACCTACAGGAGAGAGGCCTTTTCTCCCATGTTTGCAGTGGAGTGAGCACATCGTATGCCAGCCAGACCCCTGCCGCAGGGAGCCCCTTCTCGCACTttcatagctaaactcctcaaTTACAAAGATCGGGATACAGCCCTGAGGATGGCAAGAGAGAAAGGCAACATCCCAGTAGGGAATGTCAAAGTTGCCATTTTTCCAGATTTTTCAGCGGAGGTGCAGCGCCGTCGGCAGAGCTTTACAGAGGCTAAGCGCAGGCTGAGGAATTTATAATACAAATACTCCATGCTTTTTCCAGCACGTCTCCATATAGAACATGACGGACTTGCGCTCTTTTTTGAAGATCCTGAAGAAGTGATCTCCTGGTTGGAACGTCGCGCCATTCCTGAAAGAGTTGATTGACTGGAGACATATGACTGCATTGTTCCTTGCGGTCATATGGAACCCTCTTTGTGGCCGCCTACTTGGGAATGTAAACTGTTCCTTactacccgcaaaaaaaaaaaaaaaagaaaaagaaggtttTGAACACGATATGGAATCATTTACAAACCAACGCGTATATAAAATAGAAATTCTGGACCTTATAGTATGGGAGTCCAATTACTTTCCGGGGCTCCGGAAGAGCAGAAGTCCTACCAACAACGTGCATTGTGCAgagagactttaccccacacaccactgggaagcagcaccatgatCACTGGAATTTTTACTGGAACACACTAGATACATTTAATCGGAAACAAGGAGATGGAGAAACCGTACTTTATCTAGTACTAATAATATGGATGACAGCTCTTACTCTACTCCAAACCAGGAGCCTTAGCCAGTTGTGCTGTATTTCCTATGTAATCTCGAAGTTGGAATGTTTCCCAGTTGGATACAAGTTGAGGGAATatgcccgcaccagtttgggacagtgtagggcagggggggggggcagttcatCTGTTTATAAGTTGGTTTAATTTGATCGTGCATACTGACTGCAGACAACAGGTAACGCTTCGAATGCTGTGTCCATATGAGTGTTCATGTGTAATATGTGCTATAGGTTTGATGCAACAAGACTTCCATACTAGTAACCTATATGTCTCGTACATAAAGTGCAAATTGCTTAACATAATTGTTTTCTTAGATTCTAAAAGGTTTTACCTATGACATCCCTAAAAtttcttacatggaatgtgaggggcatggCCAAGAAATTTAAGCGCGCGGCAGTTTTCACATTCCTTAAGAAACAGCGTGCTGATGTGACAGTCTTGGTAGAGACGCACGTTGAGGGGAGCATCCAGATGGCACACCGACCATGGGTGGGGTGGGCATACCACTCTACCCATACATCCCACGCCAGGGGAGTCTCAATTTTGATAGCCAAATCGGTTCATTTTGAATTGTGCGAATTGTCCACTGATCCACAGGGGCGTTATATATTTATTCTAGCTAAATTATATGGAGAACCCATACTTATATTGGCTTTATATGTACCACCCCCATTCAACATTTCCATAATTAAAGAAGGGATTTTCATTTATGGCTCGCCATTCTGATATATCTGCAGTTTGGCTAGGAGATTTTAATACCACGCTAAACCCGAGCTTGGATAGACTACAACCCACTCCGCTCACCCCTAATACTCCTAATGAAACCAGGATTTCTAAACTTATTTCCACCTTCCACTTAACATATACATGGCGTCACAAGTTCCCACAGACTAAATCGTACTCGTGTTTCTCATCCTCTCACAATACTATGTCCCGCATAGACTTCATATTCATTTCCCACAGATTAATACCAAGACTGTTGGAGGCGGTATTTTGCCCCAGAACACTCTCGGAtcatagtccttattggattacGTTAAAGTATCCCCATAGAAAAACCAACACGATCTTGGCGTTTAAACCCATTTTGACTCTCTCTTCTACCGGAGGATGATGAGCTCACAGATAAGTGGAAACTGTATTTTATAGAGAACGACAAGTCAGCATCACCCTCTgcagtatgggactcctttaaacTATTTGCTCACTCCAGGTTAATTAGTACTATCAACAAAATCAAGACAACTTCctccagtgccctcggtaaggcgctggaggacttaTCCTCTGCTGAAAAAGACTTTGCTACCACTCCAACCCCTGCAAACACGGATCTGCTAAAATTACAAACCAGAGTAGTTACCCAGTTACAATACCagaaagccaaactttttttttccccagacaaaAAATGTTTGAGTACAGGGAAAAGGCGGGCAAGTTGTTGGCCTACTTAGTGCACAGTGAAGATAGGCCCCCTGTGGTAATCACGCTACATGGCACTGGAGGGGgacaaataacagacccacctaGTGTTACATCCATCTTCAGAGATTTCTTTACTAACTTATATAAAACGACAGCTCCTACTGAAACACAATCAATGTCCACCTTTCTTGAGAAGGTGGTTTTCCCACAGTTAACAGAGGAACAGATAGACTTATTGGAGGCACCCCTTACTACAGACGAAATTACAATTGCCATTGCCAGTTTTGctaggtctaaatccccaggatcagacggaCTCCCAATTTAGCAAAATATTAACCCCTAAATTGTTAACCTTATACAATCATCTCTTCGAGACTGGGActttacccccatctatgacagaggcaatAATAGTCcttattcccaaaccaggtaaagatctgGGATATCCGGAgtcctatcgcccaatatcccttttACAGGTTGACATTAAAATACTCGCCAAAGTACTATCTATTAGGCTTAATCAGGTTATTTTATCACTAATacacacagatcaggcaggtttcatgcctggtcgcaacacctcGTTTAATCTCAGAAAACTTTATATGAACTTACAGGCCACACACGAGGAGGTTGGCACGCACGTTGTGGTAACTTTGGACACAGctaaagccttcgactcggtggagtggaggtattCTCTGGAGATGTTTGGAGGGTTATGGCTTCGGTCCGAAATTTATCAAATTGGTTCAATTgctataccaggcacccagggccaggGTGGTGGCTAATGGATGGTCATCTCAGACgtttgacctcagcagaggcacgaggcagggctgccccttgtccccattaCTGTATGTccttgcggcagaaccccttgCGATATCCATTCGAATGAACCCAGAGATTAGAGGCCTAAGACTGGGCTCTCTAATCGAAAAAAATCAGCATGTATGCTGATGACAGGTTATTGTATTTAGCGGACCCAGGCCCATCTCTATGTACCGCACTCCACACGAtcgaacaatttggaatattttcaggattaaaaatcaattgggataagtcgcaaattctaccaattgatagcttcccacccccagaatgcCAAGCTAGACTACCGCTTCAGAGTTGATGTTATCAAATATTTAGGGATCCGTATATCCAGATCCTCTGCAGATTACGTATCCCTAAATATAGACCCCCTCATTtccatggttaaaaataaaatccGTGTTAGGTCCAAACTCCCACTTGGGACTTGGGGCcacataaatttaattaaaatgatcttactcCCTAAAATTCTCTATGTTTTATGGCATTCTCCGGTCTACTTACCCTTGAAgcattttaaatctctagagtcccttCTTAAGCCATTCGTGTGAGGCGCTAGTAGACAAACTGGCATGGCAAACTCTCAAAAATCAGACTGACCTCGGTGGCACAGCTCTCCCGGGctttaacctatattacattgcatcacagttGTCACAACTTTTTCATTTGGATAAAATGGACAGTGAGAGGtttctcacgctcctatgtccaaGGTGGGCACAACAAACCAAGGACTCGATATACGCTACAGCATCAGGTTCGGGAGGGATGGAATTAGGGGACAATAGATTCTCTATGCTATATCACTATAGAAAAATTTGGGACTTGGCCACCTCTAAACTTTAAATTCCACAGTTCAATGACTACACGCCAGTATGGCACAACAAGAATCTTCCTGAATTCAACAAAATACAAGACACATTTATATGATCCATGCAGGGAATATTTTATCTGCATCATTTTTTAAAAGACAGACATCTAAAAACTTTTGATTCACTTAAAGCAGAATTCACAATTCCGAATCAgatgtttttttagatttttacaagTCCGTCATGCGACGAAATCACAATTTCCTGACTCCCTTCCATGCCCTTCACCTAATAGTCTAATGGCAGTAATCAAGAACACAGACCCACAATAAATTGATTTCAGCTTTTTATAACATGCTCTTAACCCCAGTGTCTACTAGAATAGCATATGATCTCAAACAAAGATGGGAAAGAGAtgtgggaccaatagaggatgaggagtggggcaAGGCACTGGAGTCTTGTAGGAATGTATCCCCGAAATTATCAGATCGCCTGTCGCAGCTTTACATTCTTCAcagggcatatctcacacccctcagagtggcaaggTATAAACACACACAATCCACTACATGCCTAATGTGTGGAAAAGAGACTGGCACCTTTTTCCATCTGATATGGACATGTCCAAAGGTTCAGGGTCtgtgggaacaaattgtgacattcCTCCATGATACAATGGGCTCACCCTTAGCACTAGATCCAAAACAGTCTCTTTTAGGTATAATTCCAGATACAATtgacaaatacacaaaaacatttcttcatgaAACAcgctttgcagcaagaaaggtcatagccaaaaagtggatgagacaGATGTCTCCTAAACTAGTAGAATGGAAGGTTGAAGTGAACACCCtgccatacaagaaatgtatatatattaataaaggCTGTCCTGCTaagtacaataagatatgggatcGTTGGCTCCAAGAATCTGATACCTGTGTATAATGCAATCAATTTTAGTTTGGAATGTCTTTTTTTGAAGATACATCTTGTTGCATAGTTACTAAAATTCTATGTATGAATACTGAATATTCTTGCAGAATGAACACAATATACTATTCAGCATATGTATTGACTTTGAAACAATATATGTACATGTTGTCAAGTTTATATGCCACAGCAAATATATGTATGcgttaataaaactttttttttttttatcaaacaatgTAAATTTGTAATTTCTTAGGTTGGGTTCTCGCTGGAGAATGCAGCGGcttacagcaggggtctggtgcatctccattcaccatttcaggtacaATTTCAACCcacattttgggctgaattcggatatgaaacggaccaaaagacacaggaCTCCTGTGAGATTCACCTTGGAAGCGCTGcgcagatgtgtgaaccagctccatagagaggtggtcacaatctcctgctacgcaaattggatgcggggaaacacaTAATGTAGCAATTTTTGTAGAAATCAATCTGGTGACAGGCGATCCTAGTACTGTCAAAACACTGAGGCTGGGaccacactagtgcaaattggatgcgggtttgtcCACATCTAAGTTGCATATCAGGAGACTgcctctatggagccagttcacatctCCAGAGCAGCTCCAGTGCAAACTGCACAGGAGACCTGTGTGTCTTCTGTTCCGAATTCagccccaaatttttttttgggggggggggggggcagggggttgtggaaggaagagggagaaaaaaaaaaaaaaaaaaaaaaaaaaaaaaaaaaaaaggacctgaaaCTGAACTGACACGCACCAGACCTCTGCTGGTGCACTCCGGCACtccatgctgcggtgtgaacccggcctcaagttTATTCCAGACTTTACATACCAGTCTGTTATTGCTTCTTGGCTTCCCACCTGCTGCAAGCCTAAGAGTCAGATGCTTGCTGTGGTGATGGGGGATATGGTAACCAACCCCTTCCCCCATGTCCTGTAGTAAACATATACAGTTCATATTTAATAAACATTTGTGCATTATAAATTAAAAACTTGCCTTGAGCCAACACTAAAGAACTCTACCTCTCCTAGAGCTagacgattctggctaaaatgagaatcactttttttgcttagaataaagatcacgattctcatggtGTAAcatcacatacaaaaaaaaaaaaaaaaatctggctaactttacagtttagttttttttaattcattgaagtatttttcccaaaaatattgcatttgaaagacagctgcgcaaatacagtgattCTTCTTACAGAAGATGTTGCAACtgtcattttattttctagggtctctgcaaaaaaaaaaaaaaaaaaaatatatatctggctctaggtaattttctagcaaaaaaaaaaatactaatttttaacaagtgtcagaaaaaggtttaatctttaagtgattaaactggcatcatttacagacagaagttcattcctttgatctttaAAAGCAGTATGGTTTGGCTTTTTTCCCGCTcgccaatcatacttacctaggtggatgctgcatctgtgcactgagaaccgagcaatcgccACCAATGGCTCTGTTCTTttggctccccaagcagagagctgctgcctgtcaatcagtagctcccctgctcctccacgctcactggagcactgagctgtggaggggtggccaTCTCAGCAGCTCGATGAGAGGCTgatggccatcagtccaggcacctggtggatccagacttgagTCATGACATGGTACCTGAACTAATCTGTGTTACGTCAgcagagtggacttcagaccgctctctgctggaaACGGGACACAAGTgtaaaattgcactcctgtgacccataggagaagcccagccaaatgagctcaggctggactcccCCTTTAAAAGAACaaagtgttacaatgtttctctatctcgcctgaggaatgttgtgataaaaaaaagaaaaaaaaaaaaaagcagcctgacaagtttttttttttgacagctgttggcTTAAGCAGAAACAACTGCACTGAATCAGGAAAATGCTGCATTAAgattgcaaagggggggggggaaatcacaatCTTgattaacgattaattgtgcagctccaaCCTCTCCATCTGAAAAATTCCCAAGATTACCAATAGGATAACTACAGGATGTCCGGGTGGCCATCTGCCAGCTGATATTTAGTAGACTTGGAGTGATGCAGCAGGACAACCATAGGAGTCAAGATAAATACACTAGACTGGCTTCAGAAAACAAAAATGCCTtttagagtggcccagtcagagcccagaccttaaccccaACCCCACagagatgctgtggaatgacccCAAGAGAGCagttcacaccagacatcctacaaatcTGTTTGACCTGAAGCAGCTTTGTAATTCCTCAACATTGTGCAGTGTTACCAAAAGTGCTTGCATGAAGTCAGAGGTTCGACCCAACACAAGTCCAAGGGTTAAACGTGCCTTTTCCTaaagcactgtgaatgtttaatgggtgtgttcaataaagacaagaAATTAAAATGGTTTGTCTATTAGTGCTACTTAAGAGTATCAGataattttatggcaaattactgcagaaaaccaattCAAAGGAGTTCATATTTCTTCTTGTAATAAATGGATTGCTTGCaggattaaagcgggggttcacccacaccgccaaaaaaaatatatatattaaaagccagcagctacaaatactgcagctgctgacttttaatacatggccacttacctgtcccagggtccagcgatgtcggcaggggacgccgagaacccactcggttctcggcagctgccaccgccatcctaggtgagggaatcaggaagtgaaacattgcggcttcacttcccggttccctactgcgcatgcgcgagtcgcgctgcgcgtcccaagtggtccccgctctctcctgggagctgtgttcccaggagacagcgcggtggggacgggaagaggcgtagactcccatgggagtctatgccagaagtgggtgcaaatacctgtcttagacaggtatctgcacccccctcccccctgaaaggtgccaaatgtgacactggagggggggagggttccgaaaagcggaagttgcatttttgtgtggaactccgctttaataggaaTGTTCTTATGACTAGTAAATTAGTGGCTGAACACCAATGACATAACTGCTGCTGGCTGAACAAGGCGCCTCTAATATATGGTAGTCATGGGACACCCAGTATTTCAGTGGAGGACAAccgatgctttaaaaaaatgcagaGACCACAGATGCCATCAGGAATTTTCCTGTACTTTCACATTAAAAAGACAAAACCTAGGGAAAGGTCAGgtgtacaatgtaaaaaaaaaaaatatacatttttgccCCAGATATACATTGAAGCAGtagtaaattattttttacaaacatTTGTCTCCCTGAAGATTTAaaccataatgtactagtatgcatgaTACCATAATGTAAAAGTAGGCTTGAATGGCCAGGCCGATGTGATGTCCCTTCCAAGAATGCGTCACATTGCTGCGCTGCAACACAGAGCGGGCTGTAAATGTGGTCTGGAATGCGATTCTCAGATATTacctgctgacaggcaggggggacaTGTATGACAGAAGAGATCTCTAGGGTCTCTTGTGTTATCAAATAAGGCTGTgtttcagaaaagaaaaaaatcttaaagacaggctaaagttgaaaaaaaactttattggTATCACAAATTAGTACAGACGTTGTGGTTTGCCCATTGTGCTCTTGATGTACAGGGCCCTAACATTCTGCCAGTTCTTTTTCAGTAGTGATACCAAGAAGTTAATGGAAAGGTGGATGTTGTAGACAAGCTCCTCCTCTGTCATCTTGACATGACCAACTGCCACAGCCAAACACAGGACCTAGGAAGATTACATGCATTTAGTGAGACTGCTGAATTTTGACATCTGACAGACAATTCCTTAACTGTGTATACAAGAGACACTGAAGAGTTAGCATTTACAAATAAAATTGGATAACTTGCTATCACAGTTCTGACAAAATATAAGACTACATTTGACATGGCCACAGCTAGTTAataatgttataaaatgaaaggacaagctctcaaaaaaaaaaaaaaaaaaaaaaaaaagcattcaataCATAAGCTGCTTGGAAGCCAGTCCCTGGACAGTTCTATCTAGGCATGACGAAAGATTAGCTAGAAATGCTTAAAACTTCTGCAGACCACACAGTTGTCCACTCCAGACAACTTCACATTTTGGAAATGGGGGTTGGGGCTAACCATTTTAGGTGAGGAAGaatcacttgccgactgccctacagcaaatttactgctacagggcagccgccaTGAACATACatacacgtgattctgcacttctgggtagggggcacgcACACTGCTTCTGTTGTAATCACAGCAGGAACCCATCAGCAAATGCCAGCtaatggatgtccgccggcacctgctgatcactGAGGAGACACTTAACAGTCCTGTTAGAGATGTGCTGGATtgattccctgcaaagcaggaaataaaactCAGCATACCCCTccgtaaggctggattcacacctatgcatttttagtgctttttgcattttgcagatttgcactacagaccatttaccatggtttcctatggaacatgttctgcagtgcaaatctgcaaaatgcaaaaatcactaaaaatgcataggtgattCAAGCCTAAAAGCACCAATGAGTACGCAAacactagttaggcacacatttaccaCTTTGACTGCCCTAGATGCTTAATTAACCCATCCCCAGTCAGTACAGTGACTGCAAATTTTTAGCCCTCACTGTATtggggtcactggttcccacaaagtgtcagattgaccgccgcaatactgcagtcctgctataagtcactgaccgcaccacacacaaaaaaaaaaaaaaaaaaaaaccccacacagtaAAGGGTACagtttgtagatgccataacttttgcgcaaaccaaataaatGCCTATTgaatttttaccaataatatgtagcagaatacatatttgcccacattgaaaaaatttgattttttaaattttattttttatagcagaaattaaatatttttctcaaaactaatgatttttgttcatagtgcaaaaaagaaaaaacccagagctgatcaaataccaccaaaagaaagccatttgtgtgcgtgtgtgtgggggggtaaggGGGACAAATTTCATGTACAGCATTGCAACACTTTTAAAATtaacagtgccgtatagcaaaaaaatggccctgtcatgaaagggggtaaatcttccagaggtcaagatGATAACACAAAGTACTCTATCTAGGTCTCCTTTAACTAGAGACAACCAGTTTGGTTTACCAGAATTACATTTAGATTTAAATGACAATTTAGGCATCAGAATCCATATTTATGAGTTGTATAGTTCTCTGAAGGACAAAGCTACAGCAAAAACTGAACTCTGCAACGATTTAATTCAGCTCAAATAGTTTTTGTGATTTAGAAAACTGCCATCCTTCATTTCCTCACCTTTTTCATCTGAAACTTAATGGTGGACTTgacttcatcagttttggccaccaTGTTCTCATTGTGAGTCAACAAAGAAGGAAATTTTCCTGCTTTATTCAAACCAGGTCCCAAAATACGAGGAATCTGCTTGATAAGTGATTCGGAGGCCAAAAAGGCATCATACTTCTTAGCTGGAGAGGGAATACAAAAAGCAATATTGAAATACAGGCACAACGAAGTACAGTTAACTCAATATAACCCTATTGACTTTGATTCTCTCCAAAATATATACCTAGGAGATGGAAATGCCTGGAAAAATTAGGAACaggttttccaaaaaaaacaaaaaacaaaaaaacgacacACACATGAAAGATGAGACtttaaataaaaagttttaaattaTTGCAAGTTGAGGAAGAAAAGCAAGACTTAGAATACAGGTCAAGTAactacttctcaatgcagttctcaaagaAATGTGCATTTCTGCCACCAGGGGGCACTTTCATGTATAGTTGAAATGTTGctaaagcggagttcaacccaaaagtggaacctccagtgccacatttgggagGGAGCGGAAACCCATCTTTCACAGGTATCCcattcccacttccaggagcctcagctgCGGGTACTGACATCACCGCCCAGGCTCCCTCCTCCTGCCCCAGCTGCCaggccagtagaagagaggagcagagccttaCACATGCGCAgggttcctggtgtgaagccaTAAGGCACTGCCAAgttcccttactcacaatggaggcggcatgcacccgacagctgatggaaacatcagctgcgtagcagacatcgctggactccaggacatgcaagtgtccaattattaaaagtcagcagctgctggcttttaatttttgcagcagtgggcggacctctgctttaacatATACAGTGCttgttccatttgtaataaaaaaaaaaaaaaaaaaaaaaaaaacacacacaacacaatTGTCAACGTTTATTTACC
This window contains:
- the RPL10A gene encoding large ribosomal subunit protein uL1, with the translated sequence MSSKVSRDTLHEAVREVLLGSRRKRRKFLQSVELQISLKNYDPQKDKRFSGTVRLKSTPRPKFSVCILGDQQHCDEAKAVDLPHMDIEALKKLNKNKKLVKKLAKKYDAFLASESLIKQIPRILGPGLNKAGKFPSLLTHNENMVAKTDEVKSTIKFQMKKVLCLAVAVGHVKMTEEELVYNIHLSINFLVSLLKKNWQNVRALYIKSTMGKPQRLY